Below is a window of Zonotrichia leucophrys gambelii isolate GWCS_2022_RI unplaced genomic scaffold, RI_Zleu_2.0 Scaffold_460_40487, whole genome shotgun sequence DNA.
aatgtccccactgtccccgttggtgtccccagggtggctgAAGCTGCTCCTCaaggtgtgtccccagtgtccccaatgtccccaatgtcccaaacccccccaatgtccccaatccccccaacgTCcacaaatgtccccaatgtccccaatgtccccattatccccaatgtccccaatgcccccaatgtccccaatccccccattatccccaatgtccccaatgtccccaatgtccccagtgtccccaatgtccccaatccccccattatccccaatgtccccaatgcccccaatgtccccaatccccccaatgtccccgcaatgtccccactgtccccgttggtgtccccagggtggccGAAGCTGCTCCTCGaggtgtgtccccaatccccccaatgcccccaatgtccccaatgtccgcaatccctccaatgtccccattgatgtccccaatgatgtccccaatgtccccagggtggccGAAGCTGCTGCTCGAGGTGTGGCACGTGGACGCGTGGGGCCGCCGCGGCCTGGCGGGGTACGGCGTGTGCCACGTGCCCAGCGCGCCCGGCTGCCACCGCGTCACCGTGGTCACCTGGCGCCCGCGGGGGACGCGGCGGCAGCGGCTGCTGGGGACGGGGGGGCCCGAGCTGCGCGTGCCCGAGGTGGCGGCCACCGGGGCGGGGGACAGGTTCCGGCTGCGCACCGAGAGCGCGGGCACGGTGACGCTGCGGCTGGGCGTGGTGGCACGGAACATGGGGAGATACGGGGTGGCACTGTGACACCGttggggacaccattggggacattggggacactggggacattggggacactggggacggTGTGACACCATTGGGCACGGTGACGCTGCGGCTGGGCGTGGTGGCGCGGAACATGGGGAGGTACGGGgtggcactgtgacactgctgggacattggggacaccattggggTGGCACTGTGACACTGGGGATGGTGTGACACCATTGGGCACGGTGACGCTGCGGCTGGGCGTGGTGGCGCGGAACATGGGGAGATACGGGGTGGcactgtgacactggggacattggggtggcactgtgacaccgttggggacactggggacattggggtggcactgggacattggggacaccattggggaaattggggtggcactgtgacattggggacaccattggggacattggggacattggggacagtgacactgcaGCTGGCAGTGGTGGCACGGAACATGGCGTGGTACGGGGTGGCACTGTgacatttgggacattggggtcattggggacattggggtggcactgtgacactggggacattggggacaccattgggCACGGTGACACTGCAGCTGGGCGTGGTGGCACGGAACATGGGGAGATACGGGGTGGcactgtgacactggggacaccattggggacattggggtggcactgtgacactggggacaccattggggacattggggacattggggtggcactgtgacactggggacactggggacattggggtggcactgggacattggggacactggggacattggggacggTGTGACACCATTGGGCACGGTGACGCTGCGGCTGGGCGTGGTGGCGCGGAACATGGGGAGATATGGGGTGGcactgtgacactggggacactggggacattggggacattggggtggcactgtgacattggggacaccattggggacattggggacattggggtggcacTGTGGCATTGGGGGCAGTGTGACACCATTGGGCACGGTGACGCTGCGGCTGGGCGTGGTGGCGCGGAACATGGCCAAGTACGGGGTGGCActgtgacattggggacactggggacaccattggggacattggggacagtgacaccatTGGGCACGGTGACGCTGCGGCTGGGCGTGGTGGCACGGAACATGGGGAGATACGGGGTGGcactgtgacactggggacattggggtggcactgggacattggggacattggggtggcactgggacattggggacagtgtgACACCATTGGGCACGGTGACGCTGCGGCTGGGCGTGGTGGCGCGGAACATGGGGAGATACGGGGTGGcactgtgacactggggacaccattggggacattggggtggcactgtgacattggggacactggggacattgggatggcactgtgacattggggacattggggtggcactgggacattggggataccattggggacattggggtggcactgtgacactggggacaccattggggacattggggacattggggtggcactgtgacaccgttggggacattggggtggcactgtgacattggggacaccattggggacattggggtggcactgggacattggggacattggggacattggggtggcactgggacattggggacaccattggggtggcactgtgacaccattggggacattggggacacaggggtggcactgtgacattggggacactggggtggcactgtgacaccattggggacaccattggggacattggggacaccattggggtggcactgtgacactgctggggacaccattggggtggcactgtgacactgctgggacattggggacactggggtggcactgtgACATTGGGGATGAGATGTTGGGGCCACCCTGGcgacaccttggggacagggggggtCCCCGACATTGTCCCCTCCCCTTTGTCCCCCAAATTGTCACCCCCTCCCCGACATTGTcccctccctctgtcccccaaATTGTCCCCTCCCCTTTGTCCCCAAATAAAGTTTTTGTCACCAAACGGCTCCAGGTGACaacttgggggggggggaggggacaatTTGGGGAGATGAcaatttttggggagggggaggtgACAATTGGGGGTGACAatttggggggggaggggacaatttgggggggaggggtggtgacaatttttggggggttggtgacaatttttttgggggggtgacAATTTGGGGTGTGGTGacaattttggggaggggggaggtgacaattttgggggggtggggacaatttttggggggaggtgACAATTTGGGAGGGGGGAGGTGACAATTGGGGGTGACATTTCAGGGGGGAGGTGacaatttttggggggaagggaCAATTTGGGGTGTGGTGACAATTTTGGGGAGGTTGGGGACAATCTGGGGAGGGGACAATTTGGGGATGGGGGTGACAGTTTGGGGTGTGGTGacaattttggggagggggaggtgacaatttggggagggggaggggacaattttggggggggggaggtgACAATTTGGGGAAGGTGACAATTTGGGGATGGGGGTgacaatttggggaggggggaggtgacaattttggggggggtggtgacaatttttggggggtggtgACAATCTTGGGGAGgttggggacaatttggggaggggacaATTTGGGGATGGGGGTGACAGTTTGGGGTGTGGTGACAATTTTGGGGAGGTgacaatttggggaggggggaggtgACAATTGTGGGGAGGTGACAatttggggaaggggggaggtgacaattttggggtgtggtgacaattttggggggaggggacaAGTTGGGGATGGGGGTGACAATTTGGGGAGGTGACAATTTTGGGGAGGTgacaatttggggaggggggaggtgACAGTTTTGGGGAGGTGACAATTTTTGGGAAGGTgacaatttggggagggggaggtgacaattttggggaggggacacTTTTTGGGGGgacaatttggggaggggggggtgacaa
It encodes the following:
- the B9D2 gene encoding B9 domain-containing protein 2; this encodes MHLATKGLQGWPKLLLEVWHVDAWGRRGLAGYGVCHVPSAPGCHRVTVVTWRPRGTRRQRLLGTGGPELRVPEVAATGAGDRFRLRTESAGTVTLRLGVVARNMGRYGVAL